TGCGGCCGGGAGCTGGAGGTTGATGACGTGCCGTCGCGTTCATGGCTTAACCTCGCGCCTGGACGCTGTCAGCGAGAATCGCCAACACCAGTTGCTGGAAATCCAGACCTGCCGCGCGTGCAGCCATCGGCACCAGACTGTGATCGGTCATGCCCGGCACGGTATTGACTTCCAGCAGCCAGAACTTGCCATTCACGTCCTGCATGACATCGGTGCGCGCCCAGCCGGCAATGCCCACGGCTTCGCAAGCACGCGCTGTCAGCTGCTTGAGTTCCTGTTCCTTGCTTTCTTCGAGACCGCACGGGATCCGATACTGCGTATCGTCCGCGATGTACTTGGCATCGTAGTCATAGAAAGTGTGCGGAGTGCCCAGACCAATCGGCGGTAAAACCTGGCCACGCAGCGTAGCGATGGTGAACTCCGGACCTTGAATCCATTGCTCGACCAAAACTTGCGAATCGTAGGTGCTGGCGGATTTCCATGCGGCGATCAATTCGTCGACGCTGGTCACCTTGGCCATACCGATACTGGAACCTTCAT
This genomic window from Pseudomonas sp. G.S.17 contains:
- a CDS encoding D-alanine--D-alanine ligase, which gives rise to MTALTQSTLFSTLEPQAFGRVAVLFGGKSAEREVSLKSGQAVLHALQSAGVDAFGIDVGDDFLQRLVSEKIDRAFIVLHGRGGEDGTMQGLLECLEIPYTGSGVLASALAMDKLRTKQVWQSLGLPTPLHAVLGSEADCISAATELGLPLIVKPAHEGSSIGMAKVTSVDELIAAWKSASTYDSQVLVEQWIQGPEFTIATLRGQVLPPIGLGTPHTFYDYDAKYIADDTQYRIPCGLEESKEQELKQLTARACEAVGIAGWARTDVMQDVNGKFWLLEVNTVPGMTDHSLVPMAARAAGLDFQQLVLAILADSVQARG